One genomic window of Desulfomonilia bacterium includes the following:
- a CDS encoding (Fe-S)-binding protein: protein MKPSDISRKSECLCHVEPADLTPLPFPYEDYNDRTITALKPDKIKSIESSLDDTVAVGIPKPAGEEEEKAFVERFLAGLKKLFEKENNWTFLQPLILSMEHCAKCQTCSQACPVYEMSGGKDIYRPIFRAEVLRRIYRKYIKPGGKISARLTGDIDLNWTTIARLAELSYRCTLCRRCATVCPVGVDNGLINHEIRKLFSQEMGIAPKEIHDKGSVLQLSKGSSTGMIPLAARDSVEFIEEEMEEITGCKVNIPWDVEGADILLLHNAGEMLAWPENVGAFAIIFQAAGISWTLSSEAVGYDAVNYGLWYDDVQFSRVAVRHADIARRLRVKKIVMGECGHAHKALTVIADRLLTGDLNIPRESAMVTLDNIISSGKLKLDPMRNNFPVTLHDPCNIVRSMGIVEPQRRILRKIAPLFREMTPHGVDNYCCGGGSGFAIMSGYNFSEWRTLLSSRKKFLQILDAFSGEPEDMPKYVCAPCSNCKGSIRDIISYYDAEERSRIYYGGLVELIVNAMTDMKKPIISFGGEPSWA, encoded by the coding sequence ATGAAACCCTCAGATATCAGCAGGAAATCCGAATGTCTTTGCCATGTGGAACCGGCCGATCTGACACCGCTTCCATTTCCATATGAAGACTATAACGACAGGACAATAACGGCGCTGAAACCCGATAAAATCAAAAGCATCGAATCATCGCTAGATGATACGGTGGCTGTCGGCATACCGAAACCGGCAGGAGAGGAAGAAGAGAAAGCGTTTGTCGAAAGGTTCCTTGCCGGTCTGAAAAAACTTTTCGAGAAGGAGAACAACTGGACATTTCTCCAGCCTCTGATTCTATCAATGGAGCACTGCGCAAAATGCCAGACCTGTTCGCAGGCCTGCCCTGTATATGAGATGAGCGGCGGAAAGGACATCTACCGCCCCATTTTCCGCGCCGAAGTCCTTCGCCGGATATACAGAAAATATATAAAACCAGGCGGTAAAATAAGCGCCAGACTGACAGGTGATATCGACCTCAACTGGACGACAATAGCCCGTCTCGCAGAACTCTCCTACCGCTGTACGCTGTGCAGACGCTGCGCGACAGTCTGCCCTGTCGGCGTTGATAACGGACTCATCAATCACGAAATACGCAAACTGTTTTCCCAGGAAATGGGCATAGCCCCCAAAGAGATCCATGACAAGGGATCAGTACTGCAGTTGAGCAAGGGGTCTTCGACAGGAATGATTCCTCTCGCAGCCAGGGACAGTGTGGAATTCATCGAAGAAGAAATGGAAGAGATCACCGGTTGTAAAGTCAACATCCCATGGGATGTTGAAGGAGCGGACATCCTGCTGCTCCATAATGCCGGGGAAATGCTTGCCTGGCCGGAAAATGTAGGTGCCTTCGCAATCATCTTCCAGGCTGCAGGAATTTCTTGGACGCTTTCTTCCGAAGCTGTCGGCTACGATGCCGTCAACTACGGGCTTTGGTACGACGATGTCCAGTTTTCCCGCGTGGCTGTCAGACACGCCGATATAGCCAGAAGGCTCAGGGTAAAAAAGATCGTCATGGGCGAATGCGGACATGCACACAAAGCGCTTACGGTCATCGCAGACAGGCTCCTGACCGGAGATCTCAACATTCCCCGGGAATCCGCAATGGTGACGCTGGATAATATCATTTCAAGCGGGAAGCTCAAGCTCGACCCGATGCGTAATAATTTCCCGGTCACACTGCATGACCCCTGCAATATCGTGCGTTCGATGGGAATAGTCGAGCCTCAGAGACGCATACTGAGAAAGATCGCCCCGCTGTTCAGGGAAATGACTCCTCATGGAGTCGATAATTACTGTTGCGGCGGCGGCTCAGGATTCGCAATAATGTCTGGATATAATTTCTCCGAATGGCGGACTCTTCTAAGCTCGCGCAAAAAATTCCTGCAGATACTTGATGCCTTCAGCGGCGAACCTGAAGATATGCCCAAATACGTATGCGCGCCGTGCTCGAACTGCAAGGGTTCGATCAGGGATATAATTTCTTATTATGATGCGGAAGAACGAAGCCGAATATATTACGGCGGGCTTGTAGAACTGATAGTCAATGCCATGACCGATATGAAAAAGCCCATTATAAGCTTCGGTGGGGAACCGTCATGGGCATAA
- the dsrM gene encoding sulfate reduction electron transfer complex DsrMKJOP subunit DsrM codes for MGIRSLIISFIFIISLLSAGYALGTFAPWLTASLIFYAAFAVFFAGFIYRVIKWALIPVPFRIPVTCSQQKSLDWINASPIENPSGKTGVFLRMASEIILFRSLFRNSHTRMYEDRPVYGKDTALWLFGLLFHASMLIIVIRHLRFFIEPVPAVINKLSAWDGMFELGVPTIYLSDIIFTVSAIYLFMRRAAVSRLRYISLVQDYIPLLLIISVAGTGILMRHIYKVDLLKVKELATGWISFSMALPEGIGLLFFVHLFCVCALLLWFPLSKLMHMGGVFLSPTRNLANSNRAIRHINPWNAPVKAHTYEEYEDEFREKMKSAGLPVEKE; via the coding sequence ATGGGCATAAGAAGTCTCATTATATCTTTCATCTTTATCATATCACTGCTTAGTGCAGGGTACGCACTGGGTACCTTTGCTCCCTGGCTGACGGCTTCATTAATATTCTATGCGGCTTTTGCAGTTTTCTTCGCTGGTTTTATTTACAGAGTGATAAAGTGGGCTCTGATACCGGTTCCATTTCGGATACCGGTAACCTGCTCCCAGCAAAAGTCTCTGGACTGGATCAATGCCAGCCCGATTGAAAATCCATCAGGAAAAACAGGCGTCTTTTTAAGGATGGCCTCGGAAATTATTCTATTCCGGTCTCTGTTCAGAAACTCACATACCAGAATGTATGAAGACAGGCCGGTTTATGGAAAGGATACGGCCCTTTGGCTGTTCGGACTTCTCTTTCACGCTTCAATGCTGATAATCGTAATAAGACATCTGAGGTTCTTCATCGAACCTGTTCCTGCTGTTATCAATAAACTTTCCGCCTGGGACGGCATGTTCGAACTGGGCGTTCCGACCATTTATCTCTCGGACATCATTTTTACAGTCTCGGCAATATACCTGTTCATGCGCCGCGCCGCAGTTTCAAGGCTGCGGTATATATCGCTCGTACAGGATTACATTCCTCTACTGCTTATAATAAGTGTAGCTGGTACGGGAATTCTTATGCGCCACATCTACAAGGTCGACCTCCTGAAGGTGAAAGAGCTTGCCACGGGATGGATTTCCTTCTCAATGGCGCTGCCAGAAGGAATAGGTTTGCTCTTTTTCGTCCATCTGTTCTGCGTCTGCGCGCTTCTCTTATGGTTCCCCTTGAGCAAGCTCATGCACATGGGCGGGGTTTTCCTGAGCCCGACGCGCAATCTTGCCAACAGCAACAGGGCAATAAGGCATATCAACCCGTGGAATGCGCCTGTCAAGGCCCACACGTACGAAGAGTATGAGGACGAATTCCGCGAGAAGATGAAATCGGCCGGACTGCCGGTAGAGAAGGAGTAG
- a CDS encoding (Fe-S)-binding protein: MSFAKIPKPDELIRVKYDMPGKSWMNTPVDFRPGTWSHAGAAKNLTALDLPNPRAWQPSDEDWKLPENWQAIILAGMKERLEKYRSFRLFMDICVRCGACADKCHFYIGTGDPKNMPVLRAELIRSVYRRYFTTPGRIFGKLAGARDLTLDVLKEWFYYFYQCTECRRCAVFCPYGIDQAEITMIGRELLNLVGCNINWVVEPAANCFRTGNHLGIQPGGMKDMLEFLTDDIEERTGVRVEVPLNKKGAEILFITPSADYFADPGTYTCMGYLMLFHELGLDYTMSTYASEGGNFGLFNSHEMIKRLNAKMYAEARRLGVKWIIGGECGHMWRVVNQYMDTMNGPADFLEVPVSPVTGTRFENARSTKMVHICEFTADVIRNGKIRLDPSRNDHLRITFHDSCNPARAMGLFDEPRYIINNTCNYFFEMREDAIREKTFCCGAGAGLGNDENMEMRMRGGMPRAMAVKEVHEKYGVNRLACICAVDRATLPPLMEYWVPDVSVMGVHELLGNALVMKGENERPTDLRGYPIKETGTP, encoded by the coding sequence GTGTCGTTCGCCAAAATACCCAAACCGGATGAACTTATTCGTGTCAAGTATGACATGCCTGGAAAATCCTGGATGAACACTCCCGTCGATTTCAGGCCGGGAACATGGAGCCATGCAGGTGCGGCAAAGAATCTCACGGCACTTGATCTTCCCAATCCCAGAGCATGGCAGCCTTCGGACGAAGACTGGAAGCTCCCTGAAAACTGGCAGGCAATAATCCTTGCAGGCATGAAGGAACGGCTTGAAAAGTACAGGTCATTCAGACTGTTCATGGATATATGTGTTCGATGCGGCGCGTGCGCAGATAAGTGCCATTTCTATATCGGCACCGGCGACCCGAAGAATATGCCGGTGCTTAGGGCGGAACTCATCCGTTCTGTTTACCGGCGTTATTTTACAACACCTGGAAGGATCTTCGGGAAACTGGCCGGTGCGCGTGATCTCACATTAGACGTACTAAAGGAGTGGTTCTACTATTTTTACCAGTGCACGGAGTGCCGCCGCTGCGCCGTATTCTGCCCATACGGAATAGACCAGGCCGAAATCACCATGATAGGCAGGGAACTTCTCAATCTGGTGGGCTGCAACATCAACTGGGTCGTGGAACCTGCGGCAAACTGCTTCAGGACGGGGAACCATCTCGGCATACAGCCGGGCGGCATGAAGGATATGCTCGAATTCCTGACCGATGACATAGAAGAAAGGACAGGCGTGCGCGTGGAAGTTCCTCTTAATAAAAAAGGCGCCGAAATCCTTTTTATAACACCATCTGCAGACTATTTCGCCGACCCGGGCACATATACATGCATGGGATATCTGATGCTATTTCATGAGCTGGGCCTCGACTACACCATGAGCACATACGCCTCCGAAGGTGGAAATTTCGGCCTCTTCAACTCACATGAAATGATTAAAAGGCTTAACGCCAAGATGTATGCCGAAGCAAGACGTCTGGGAGTCAAATGGATAATAGGTGGCGAGTGCGGCCACATGTGGCGCGTGGTGAACCAGTACATGGACACAATGAACGGGCCGGCTGATTTTCTTGAAGTACCTGTTTCCCCCGTAACAGGGACTCGCTTCGAAAACGCCCGCTCCACTAAGATGGTTCACATTTGCGAATTCACCGCCGATGTTATCAGAAACGGCAAGATCAGACTCGATCCTTCAAGAAATGACCATCTGAGGATTACATTCCATGACTCCTGCAATCCGGCACGCGCCATGGGCTTATTCGATGAGCCGCGCTATATCATCAATAATACCTGCAATTATTTTTTTGAAATGCGCGAAGATGCAATAAGGGAAAAGACATTCTGCTGCGGTGCGGGAGCCGGGCTGGGAAACGATGAGAACATGGAGATGAGGATGAGGGGCGGCATGCCGCGCGCCATGGCAGTAAAGGAAGTTCATGAAAAATATGGCGTTAACCGCCTGGCCTGCATATGCGCAGTTGACCGCGCCACACTGCCGCCTCTGATGGAATACTGGGTTCCCGATGTCTCTGTGATGGGAGTCCATGAACTGCTGGGCAATGCCCTTGTCATGAAAGGCGAGAATGAACGGCCTACCGACCTCAGGGGATATCCGATAAAGGAGACGGGGACTCCATGA
- the dsrJ gene encoding sulfate reduction electron transfer complex DsrMKJOP subunit DsrJ, protein MKIKPGTIMGVCTGLAVFILIAAFPFWYGGLKPKAAPDIDLNTPEINALTEKQCVTSTEYMKTEHMKLLNQWRNDVVRNGSRTYIAPDGRQFDKSLTRTCLACHSNKEQFCTRCHNYSGANPRCWDCHSETASAAARKAIILKEKVNLHGGH, encoded by the coding sequence ATGAAGATCAAACCGGGAACAATCATGGGCGTCTGCACAGGATTAGCCGTATTCATACTCATTGCGGCCTTTCCATTCTGGTACGGAGGGTTAAAACCCAAGGCCGCCCCGGATATCGATCTCAACACACCTGAGATAAACGCGTTGACCGAAAAGCAGTGCGTGACTTCCACCGAATACATGAAGACCGAGCACATGAAGCTGCTTAATCAGTGGCGCAACGATGTTGTTCGCAACGGCAGCCGCACTTACATAGCACCAGACGGACGGCAATTCGATAAAAGCCTCACCAGGACCTGCCTTGCCTGCCATTCCAACAAGGAACAGTTCTGCACACGGTGTCACAATTATTCCGGGGCAAATCCCAGGTGTTGGGACTGCCATTCTGAAACGGCTTCCGCAGCTGCGAGAAAGGCGATAATACTCAAGGAAAAGGTGAACCTACATGGTGGACATTAA
- a CDS encoding 4Fe-4S dicluster domain-containing protein, with product MVDINRRLLLKAAGISAFGTIFPSVGYLISAHAQEVISKNTAPSAKRWAMLMDISKCPAGCRDCIDACHGIHNVPLINEPGQEIRWIQKVPFSNAFPSQENPYSDISLKKREPVIMCNHCSNPPCVRVCPTQATFKRKDGIVMMDYHRCIGCRFCIAACPYGARSMNFRNPRPYIGSINPDFPTRTKGVVEKCNFCEERLAVGLPPACVAACRHKALIFGDLLAGESEIRTILRNNNAFRRRPELGTEPHVFYTG from the coding sequence ATGGTGGACATTAACCGCAGACTACTTTTGAAGGCCGCTGGAATATCCGCTTTCGGCACAATCTTTCCATCTGTGGGATATCTGATCTCTGCCCATGCTCAGGAAGTCATATCGAAGAATACCGCGCCGTCTGCAAAAAGGTGGGCAATGCTGATGGACATCTCGAAGTGTCCGGCCGGATGCAGAGACTGCATCGATGCCTGCCACGGCATTCACAATGTTCCCTTAATCAACGAACCCGGACAGGAAATAAGATGGATACAGAAGGTGCCGTTCTCAAACGCATTTCCATCCCAGGAAAACCCCTACTCGGACATATCGCTCAAGAAAAGGGAACCCGTAATCATGTGCAATCACTGCAGCAATCCTCCCTGCGTCCGGGTCTGCCCGACCCAGGCTACGTTCAAACGCAAGGACGGCATAGTCATGATGGACTACCACAGGTGCATCGGCTGCCGGTTCTGCATAGCGGCCTGTCCTTACGGCGCAAGGAGCATGAATTTCAGGAATCCCCGGCCCTATATAGGAAGCATTAACCCGGACTTTCCTACAAGGACCAAGGGCGTGGTCGAAAAATGCAACTTCTGCGAGGAACGGCTTGCAGTGGGTCTTCCCCCGGCATGTGTCGCCGCATGCAGGCACAAGGCCCTCATATTCGGAGACCTGCTGGCAGGGGAATCGGAAATACGGACGATCCTCAGGAACAATAACGCGTTCAGACGCAGACCCGAACTTGGAACCGAACCGCATGTATTCTACACAGGATGA
- the nrfD gene encoding NrfD/PsrC family molybdoenzyme membrane anchor subunit, which yields MKSEQDMTGHMDKNKITGRIWLCFLIAVIAIGVFFYLRQLSMGLSITGMNQNITWGLYISQFTFLVGIAASAVMLILPYYLHNYKVFGRITLLGEFLAVSAVIMSVTFVLVDLGQPGRAFNMILHPSPKSILFWDMVVLSGYLLINLVIGWVVIESERQGVASPAWVKPLIYLSIPWAISIHTVTAFIYAGLPGRTFWLTAVMAPRFLASAFASGPALLVLLCLILRRFTSFDAGKEPLQTLAKIIAYALATSIFFVLVEIFTAFYSGIPSHKEHFQYLFTGLEGHTTLVPWMWASTVLAFAALILLIIPAARKNEKWLTAACIAVFISLWIEKGLGLVIPGFIPSPIGRIGTYIPTGPEIAITLGVWAAGFLVLTLFYRLFVSVRAQSSSAVQRTE from the coding sequence ATGAAAAGCGAGCAAGACATGACAGGCCACATGGATAAAAACAAGATTACAGGACGCATCTGGCTTTGTTTCCTGATCGCTGTAATTGCGATCGGAGTGTTCTTCTACCTGCGCCAGTTGAGCATGGGCTTAAGCATCACTGGCATGAATCAGAACATAACATGGGGTCTCTATATCTCCCAGTTCACATTTCTTGTCGGCATTGCCGCTTCAGCGGTAATGCTCATACTTCCTTACTATCTTCATAACTACAAAGTTTTCGGCCGGATTACGCTGTTAGGAGAGTTCCTTGCAGTTTCTGCCGTCATCATGTCCGTTACATTCGTACTCGTTGATCTCGGACAACCGGGCCGGGCCTTCAACATGATACTTCACCCTTCTCCCAAATCCATCCTCTTCTGGGACATGGTCGTACTTTCGGGATACCTGCTTATCAACCTCGTCATAGGCTGGGTCGTGATAGAGAGCGAAAGACAGGGTGTGGCGTCGCCAGCCTGGGTAAAGCCTCTCATATACCTGTCCATTCCATGGGCTATAAGCATTCATACCGTGACGGCATTTATCTATGCCGGTCTGCCGGGAAGGACATTCTGGCTCACGGCTGTCATGGCCCCGAGGTTTCTTGCATCGGCGTTCGCATCAGGACCTGCGCTACTTGTTCTTCTGTGTCTTATTCTCCGCAGATTTACATCATTCGACGCAGGAAAAGAACCACTTCAGACGCTTGCAAAAATTATCGCCTATGCCCTGGCAACGAGCATCTTTTTCGTACTGGTGGAAATCTTCACTGCATTCTACAGCGGCATTCCTTCACACAAAGAGCATTTCCAGTATCTTTTCACAGGCCTTGAAGGCCATACAACCCTTGTTCCCTGGATGTGGGCTTCAACTGTCCTGGCATTTGCCGCCCTTATTCTTCTAATCATACCGGCTGCGCGAAAAAACGAAAAATGGCTCACAGCTGCATGTATTGCAGTATTCATATCGCTTTGGATCGAAAAAGGCCTGGGTCTTGTCATCCCTGGATTCATTCCATCACCAATCGGAAGAATCGGCACATACATACCGACCGGACCGGAAATCGCCATAACACTGGGCGTATGGGCAGCAGGATTTCTTGTTCTGACTCTTTTTTACCGTTTGTTCGTTTCAGTCAGGGCGCAAAGCTCGTCTGCGGTTCAAAGGACGGAATAA
- a CDS encoding acetate kinase, with translation MKILTMNCGSSSIKFKIFSMPEGTVIAKGQADRIGLDDSRIQWEGKGITPCIVRQELSSHKKALEMLLGLNPAGNEKSPVNICDITAVGHRFVHGGEFFRSSVAVNPSVRRTLEVCRNLAPLHNPHNLTGIDVCTALIPEVPQIAVFDTAFHQSMPDYAYTYAIPFRYYEENRIRKYGFHGTSHRYVAERAAEIIGKDIKNLRIITAHLGNGSSLCAIGNGKSCDTSMGFTPLSGIVMGTRCGDIDPALIAYLIDDLNIPVHEAMRILNHESGVLGISGLSSDFRDLFSAAGNGHERAALALNVFAYSTAKGIGSLIPAINGLDVLVFTAGIGENSPRMRQMICDYLSWLGISLDHEKNVSGILENDISLGGSPVSVLVIPTDEEKIIAVETMNILKNSGQPELEESPEESFLK, from the coding sequence ATGAAAATCCTTACCATGAACTGCGGCAGCTCATCGATCAAATTCAAGATTTTTTCGATGCCTGAAGGCACTGTCATTGCAAAGGGACAGGCCGACCGCATAGGTCTGGATGACTCAAGAATTCAATGGGAAGGCAAAGGAATCACACCCTGCATCGTCAGACAAGAGCTCTCCAGCCACAAAAAAGCGCTTGAGATGCTGCTTGGACTTAACCCGGCAGGAAATGAAAAATCTCCGGTAAATATTTGCGATATAACGGCGGTAGGGCATCGTTTTGTTCATGGCGGGGAGTTTTTCCGGTCTTCCGTGGCCGTAAACCCTTCCGTGCGCAGAACGCTTGAAGTCTGCAGGAACCTTGCTCCGCTGCACAATCCACATAATCTGACCGGCATCGACGTATGCACGGCCCTTATCCCGGAAGTGCCGCAGATTGCGGTTTTCGACACGGCCTTCCATCAGAGCATGCCCGATTATGCATACACCTATGCCATTCCTTTCAGGTATTACGAGGAAAACCGCATCAGAAAATACGGATTTCACGGAACCTCACACAGATATGTTGCGGAACGTGCAGCTGAAATTATCGGTAAAGACATAAAAAATCTCAGAATAATAACCGCGCACCTGGGCAATGGATCAAGCCTGTGCGCCATCGGAAATGGAAAATCCTGTGACACCTCGATGGGTTTCACGCCTCTTTCAGGCATTGTCATGGGTACCCGGTGCGGCGACATCGATCCAGCACTGATTGCATATCTTATTGATGATCTGAACATCCCTGTTCATGAAGCAATGCGAATACTCAATCATGAAAGCGGAGTCCTGGGCATATCAGGCCTTTCTTCGGATTTCAGGGATCTTTTTTCAGCTGCCGGGAATGGGCATGAACGGGCGGCTCTCGCGCTTAACGTGTTCGCATACAGTACAGCAAAGGGGATCGGGTCTCTCATCCCTGCCATTAACGGCCTTGATGTACTTGTTTTCACCGCGGGCATCGGTGAAAATTCTCCCCGTATGCGACAGATGATCTGTGACTATCTTTCATGGCTGGGCATCAGTCTTGACCATGAGAAAAATGTGTCCGGTATACTTGAAAATGACATTTCTCTCGGGGGCTCTCCTGTAAGTGTTCTGGTCATACCTACCGACGAGGAAAAGATTATTGCAGTTGAAACAATGAATATTCTTAAAAACAGTGGACAGCCTGAATTGGAGGAAAGCC